In a genomic window of Chrysemys picta bellii isolate R12L10 chromosome 1, ASM1138683v2, whole genome shotgun sequence:
- the LOC101953694 gene encoding hemoglobin subunit beta: protein MVHWTAEEKQLITNLWGKVNVAECGSEALARLLIVYPWTQRFFSSFGNLSSPTAIIGNPKVRAHGKKVLTSFGEAVKNLDNIKATYAKLSELHCDKLHVDPENFRLLGDILVIVLAAHFGREFTPACQAAWQKLVRVVAHALSYKYH, encoded by the exons ATGGTGCACTGGACAGCCGAAGAGAAGCAGCTCATTACCAACCTGTGGGGCAAGGTCAACGTGGCTGAATGTGGCAGTGAAGCCCTGGCCAG GCTGCTGATCGTCTACCCCTGGACCCAGAGGTTCTTCTCTTCCTTTGGGAACCTCTCCAGCCCCACCGCCATCATCGGCAACCCCAAGGTCCGTGCCCACGGCAAGAAGGTGCTGACCTCCTTTGGGGAAGCCGTGAAGAACCTGGACAACATCAAGGCCACCTACGCCAAGCTGAGTGAGCTGCATTGTGACAAGCTGCACGTGGATCCCGAGAACTTCAGG CTCCTGGGTGACATCCTCGTCATCGTCCTGGCCGCCCACTTCGGGAGGGAGTTCACCCCTGCCTGCCAGGCCGCCTGGCAGAAGCTGGTCCGCGTGGTGGCCCACGCGCTCTCGTACAAGTACCACTGA
- the LOC101953401 gene encoding hemoglobin subunit beta, translating into MVHWTADEKQLITSLWGKVNVEECGSEALARLLIVYPWTQRFFSTFGNLSNAEAILHNPHVHAHGKKVLTSFGEAVKNLDHIKQTFATLSKLHCEKLHVDPENFKLLGNVLIIVLASHFTKEFTPACQAAWQKLVSAVAHALALGYH; encoded by the exons ATGGTGCACTGGACAGCCGACGAAAAGCAGCTCATTACCAGCCTGTGGGGCAAGGTCAATGTGGAGGAATGCGGCAGCGAAGCCCTGGCCAG GCTGCTGATCGTCTACCCCTGGACCCAGAGGTTCTTCTCTACCTTCGGGAACCTCTCCAATGCCGAAGCCATCCTCCACAACCCCCACGTCCATGCCCATGGCAAGAAGGTGCTGACCTCCTTTGGGGAAGCCGTGAAGAACCTGGACCACATCAAGCAAACCTTTGCCACTCTGAGCAAGCTGCACTGCGAGAAGTTGCATGTGGATCCTGAGAACTTCAAG CTCCTGGGCAATGTCCTCATCATTGTCCTGGCCTCTCACTTTACGAAGGAGTTCACTCCTGCCTGCCAGGCCGCCTGGCAAAAGCTGGTCAGCGCGGTGGCCCATGCTCTGGCCCTTGGATACCACTGA